Within the Cataglyphis hispanica isolate Lineage 1 chromosome 25, ULB_Chis1_1.0, whole genome shotgun sequence genome, the region ctctctctctctctctctctctctctctctcttcctctacCTTCTCTGTCTCGCCTTTGCCATtacccctcctccccccctctctctctctctctctctcgctcttgatttctccctttctcgccCTCTCTGTGGCCTGCGCGCTCATtcccatctctctttctccctctcttcgTCTCGCTCTCAGTTAGCGTCTAGTCGTCCACGACcatgctctttctctctctctctctctctctctctcagattCGACGAGGAGGTTTCCAACACACGTATACAGAAGCCCCGAAGTTTGCATTCGTGTTTGTGTTACGCCACCCCCGACCGCCACCGCTAACGCCACTGTCACCTCTCTTTCCCCGAGGTTCCCCCGTGTGTTGCTGGGACGTGTCTGCGGGGTGGGCGAGATCGCGCATAGCCGTGCTCACCACTGAAGAATGTGTTAGATGCACATAAGCGGCGCGAACGCGTGCACAACGGGACGGAGGTTGCGCCGGGCTTCGTCCCCTTTGTGTTTACCGTATTATCGAGAGGCGCGATCCCCGCCGTGTTTCCTTCAAGTCCATCAAACCCCGAATATCATCGTGAAATTCCGACCCCTAGCCTGTCGCATGCGAGCTTCCTGTAGTtagaatgaaatatatgtatatatatatatatatatttaaaattattatctctatatatttaaaattattatcacttgcacatacatatttcaggaataaattcattatcaaaataacCAGGGgtgatcatataaataaaaaaaaaaatgacagctCGAAATTTTCGAGTACCATCGATACTGAAACTCTCgatattcgatattatattagaaaaccgcaagaaaaatagagacgaaaaatatgaaatattggaaaagaaatgaaaaatgctcgaatgtttctttttaacgTCATGACGatccatttttaatatgttggtAGCTTTTTGAGGAGAATAACTCTTCGTTAGTAACTCTTTTCCAATTTaggtttgtaaaaattttctctatacaagtactttatattacatatattgtgaatatattttcacatgtCTATGGATTTCGCGAGCAATGGTCGATTGAGCGCGGAACAAAATTCGAACCGCGTTGTTTCTCGTGTGCATACGCGTATGTGTATTCGAATAAGTGGTGAACCAGACGATTTCCATATTACTCTCTCCATGTAACATTGAGAAATATTCGGCTGCACGCGCGGATACTACGGCCTCGTGTCTCGGTtatatcttgtttttatatctCCTTTTTCCTTTCAAGTACTTATCGATGTTGCTGTTGTCCTCTTGCTTCAGACTCTCTCCCGTTATGTAAAACAAGCATCGATGCGATATCATTTTGTTTTGCATTCAAAATGAAACATGAAATGTAATTCGTATAATCTGCGTGTGCACAAATATTGCTTACATTGGAATAAACCAATATGTTATACgcggaaataaaattagattcgcGTGTCAATCAATTGatacaatgatatttattttaataatattatttataatattatttataattataataatattattaaaaaaatgatctgttttattacaataatttctatacaacgtttctataaatttcaatataaagttatttatatgattaatgaaataaattttatacaaatttttatttataatatgtttaacagaatatgaaaatagtacattcaatatttatgaacGAACTGTTGCTTTATATATGATCGCTACTTCAATCATATTATAGTAATACaggaaatattacattataccaTTTCAGTCACTCTGGCACTCGTCGAGTCCGATAATTCAATTTCAGAAGATTACATAAGTTTgtcgtaataattatcttgCCACTTACGTTCGTTGCGTAGACGCGTTTTAAACGTGATATGCGTTCGCACAATTAATTacgaatatcttattaatctaTCTGCgataatgtgtatgtgtgtgtgtgtgtatataaactctattatataaatatttaaacgataatatgtgaattatattaattgaatgaaaggaatgattttgaaataattatatcagtaGAATTGGCGGAttcaaagttaaataaaattatataatttctaaatttgatttctcttAACtgattaattactaattaattaaacgcaaAAATTTagacgaataaaattaaataaaatattatgcgtGATATTTAAGGCAGAGTGAGAAAGAACAACTTTGTATCTTTTTCAGAATTTAGTTTCGATTAATGagagatattattatgaagataattactgattttttatataaaatcacttATTACCATTTTTATAGCGTGATCGATTGTGAGTTGTGCGGCtttacaaatgtttttttaccgATGCAGCTCGTACTTACAAAGCCATCTTTCTGTTTACTGCATTATTTAGAAGTATGACCCACTTCCGGAAGTCCATTAAATCCCGGCTAGTGCTGTCGGGAACTTGAAGTACGAATATCCTGCTCTGAGAAACTGGCTTAAACGATAGTCACGTAGGAATAAGTACCACCGCGTACCGAAGTTGTCCCGCGGTACCATTGCTTAACATCGAGCGATGTCGAACAAAGAACTCGCAAAGCATTTGCACAAAGCATCTCCAACTGCTCTTAAAGTAGATCGAACGACGAGTACGACGCTTAAACGcattcagttttattttttatccttaCTTATTGTAATCTGTTTTTACACACacagagaaataataattatatggattttatatatatatatatatatgcatttatgtatatatcatatttatttttatttattaattttatttacatccgttttctgtaaaatttacGTAACATAAAACACAGGATATTAAAAGATTGAGTATTCTgtcaaaatatgataattaaataataaattttcttgagTAAATCACGCATAACTATTCGATATAATGTCAAAGAGCAGAAGAATTTAGACATTTAATTGCTATTATCGAGACATTgtcatctaaaaattatatcccgCGCAGGCGATGCACGTTTGCCTTTTCAAcgtacttttaattaaaacatatgcGCTTGATTTAGTGCGTGCCCGCAATATGTTGTATCAATCAAAATCCGTTTGCGTTCGTAATTCAGCTTTTCCTCCAATTCGAAACGAAAACATTCGATATGATAGCATATTTCAGTTCCTAGACAAGACATGCATAATTGCGAAATTTCCTTCGGGAAAGTGTACGTAATATGAAAGCATTAATTAAACACAACGTTATTTTTCTccctatttttaatgaattatttttttttcagattttatttgtatacgctttttttgctttgttcctcttttaataatataaaatttaaacttttataccTAATCTTTGCACAAATCATTAATCATACGCTCTTTTTACGATGAACACttcacttaataaaaatagataaaccCGTAGTACCTATTAGAGCGCAGCAGTCACTACGCTCACTACATGAAAGAGCGTGTctcgaaaaaaagagaacgagGAATAACATATGgtggaaaagaaattttcttcgtTGACGTGACGATTTGTACGAGCAACAGGCAACTTTCATTAAGCCTTTTGGTGCCGcgcgatttctctctcttctttcttctccctatttccctctcttttctctcggtCTTCTCTTCGTCGCTACGGCTTATGTAATTGTAGGAAAGCTGATGTGCATAGTGCGCGCGCAATGCatgcgagagagaaatgcATCGTCTGTGTGCACGTCGACGTAGAAGCCGAGAGCGAAAGCGAGAatgatagagagagatagatagatagatggatggatagagagagagagagagagagagagagagagagacgtccGGGTCATTCACGAGTCGCGCGCGCTCCAGCATGCAGGCTTTGTGCCACGCCAAGAATTGCCGGCGGCGTTTGGTTGCGCGTGGGTGCGAGCGCGACGGAGATGCCTCTCGTGTGTTTAAGCGCCGTTAGCGTCGCGTCCCCCGTAATCCCGTCCCGCGTTTTCGCGTCGCATCGTGTCGAGACGGTCCTCACGCTGCTCTCAAACGTAATTAAAGCGACGCAAACGACGCCTCTTTCGGTTGTTCTCCACGTGTCTGCGGGAGAACTGGCAGTCAATCTTTCACgctacttcttttttttttttttttgggaaACTGCTTTTTGAGCTTTTGGAGCTTTTGGGATCAGTTATATTTGGCAAAGACAAAGACGTTTATTATGAAAaggttttaatttaaagaacgaAAACTCGAGtgttataagaatattaataattgatacaatTAGTAAACTTTTTAGTAAGTTTTTTGTTAGATTGAGTCTGAAGATATAAGTATAGGGAGAaggaaatctttattaaagtttcgttactgtttttactttatatcctctctctttttaaatcttttatagaccttttatttatagacctttttatttaatcgaacATTGCCTCaatagagatttaatttaaagcgtTATTTAAACATCAAGaggtatatttaattttgaaggtGAAAAACGCGCGAAGCGAAATAAGCGAAATAAGGTAAACGTTTCACGGATAATTCTCTTAAGCGGATAGCAATTTCTGTTGGCGCGAGGAGccgcattaaaatattaatcgcgcACTTGAATACCAAGCGAGAATCTCAACTGCCGCGTGCAAAgcggctgctgctgctgcaaaAATGTGAAGTTTGTCGGCAAGCGGCGAACCAAAGAAATCACTCTCGCCCAAGACCTACGTACCGTTCAACCAAGTCTCTCTCTCGTTGAAAACTTTCGGTCGGAAGTTTTTTTCCCTCCCTCTCAtgagttctctctctctctctctctttctcagcAGACTTTCTCAGCACTCCGTACGTACCGCTGATAGTGTCtgtatctatacatatatatatatatatatatatatatatatatatatatatatatatagagagagagagagagagagagagagaggagaaagaacGAAGAGGGACCTTTTTATCTGTTTTCCATCGGGCAAAACGAGTTGCCTTTTGTACGACGGTCGATAAAAGGGTGGAAATGATGATCCCTTAGGATGAGAGCCGCGCGCCGAGGGAACTTTCAGGCGACGTTGAAGATTGGTCGTATTAACGACATCGTGGATTTGCGGCGACGATGGCGACAGCGGTTGCGGCGGTTGTGGATCGCGGTGGTAAGGGAATTGCGGAAAGGGTATAGTCGTTTTATCACGCTCGTATAACGAATTATAAAGCGAAGGTCGCGATCGAACGACCGCGGAAATTTGCCCGACACTATGGAATAATCTTACGCCTATATAAAGCTGCTTTTTCCGTAGCGATAATACCATGGTCGTTACGGAAAATTGCTCGCAGCACAATACTGTACATGGTGGGATTACAAATCATATTTAGTGTactatgtgtatgtgtgcgggAAAATGAAACAAATCATATCGccgagaataattaaaaaaaatatatatatatatgattgaaaaTCTTTCCTATAGCCGGCAATGTCGCGGTagtcatttattttgtttcttaacTGGAATCGAGTTGGAGTACTCTGATTGGTATTCTGTCGAAACTGCATTTAACGATTTTCAATACTCTACACATCTGCCCggcttaattttaattacgaacGCGAAGTATTGTTACAGGTCGTTTAgcgtaattaaaagtaattaaagtaCTCGCCGGATGTGTTTCGCAACGGTTTGCTGCATTTCGGCGAGCGATTTTCATCCCGGCTTCGATTCCCGGCAAAGTTggcaaatttttaagtttgcCCGGGTGTAAATAAAGCCCGATCGCGGatgagcaataaaaatttgtagacGAGAGTGCAAGTACATATAAGACACATGTGCAATATCATTTGCCCGATATATACACGAAGTGTGCAAACACCGTTCTCCTCGTTTCTTCGACGGAATTCAATATTTGTCCCTCCCGAATGAAAGTGTATTATCGCGTATCAATCAAGAAGAACAAATGTTTGCTGAAAGACGGAAGCGACAGTTGCTGCAGCTTCGACTTCGGCTAGTCGAAGAGACGAGACGACACTCCGTGTCGTATACGATAATCACGGCCGATGAGAGTTTAATTATCCAGTGATTAAATATCTGTCAGCCGGAAGTTTGATCCGTCACTGTGATGATCGTATGATATGAAAACGCGCGTTCGATCGCGGTCGATTTAATCGCGCCCGGTTCATATTGCATTTCGCGAGACGAACTGTTTAAATTGCATCGCGTCGCACTGATGTAAAATGCAAGCATTACGTGAGTTGAATCTTCTCGCGACACACTTTGTACAGGATGTTACTGAAATACTTTGGCAAGCTTTGCAAGTGCGTTCTTCGATCAAGTTGGAATCAATCTTCCCTTAGcggaaattttattgagagGGTGCCTTCCTTTTTaactttacatattaaatatgtcgACAACATTTTGGAAtcgaaattctattaaaatgaaGTTTACTCGAAATTGGGACATAACTTTGTTAATCATatctatctttaaaatttaatttaagataagCTTCCTCTCTATTGTCAATGATTTATACTTTGTTTATGcacatgatatttttgctacgAAAAAATAAACCGTGTATTGATTAGAGGCTAAAGCTTTTAAACTTGTTAAGTATTTTAGAAACATACTGTACTACAAGCATTTATGTGGGAATTGTCAGCGTCTTTCTTCACCTATTCCTACATAGacttcaattttgaattttgcgaGGCTAGACGAAGTGGCAAATTGGATTTCCCGGAATTGTCGAGATCTCCGCTTTTCCCCGGGAAAGCATAATCGAAAACCAGTTTGAACGGTTGAGTACACGTGGTCGATAAATAGTCAGACGAGGGTGTGCGTCATTGAAAGATTCACAACTTGCAAGGTGacgcgataaatttttctattgttaCAATCGTTAGAACGCGTAATTCCTTGTATGTTCATTCTTTCTTAACTGCTGTAGTAGTCAAGAAAATGTTTTGAGAAATCTTTGCGTTGAATATCGAcagtcaattaattattttcgtatcataaaataatatttctggaaattcaataataatctgTCCATATCTACTGTGCGACGAAATGTGCTTTGAATTCGCAAATATAACTTTGTGTTTTCTAATTGCAATATTCGATTTGAAACATCCTGCTTATAtgattttagtattattttgaatttcaatttatgttttaagtCTCGGACAAGAAATAGCGTAATCATCTGACGCATTGAATCAATTTTGACTTAtagtatttcttttatacatattgcagattaaatttttataattgattttaattacgcatacgcatacaaatataaatataatttatattaaaatatattttaatatatctcctcccttaaaaaaatggatattatttgtacataaattaaaaaaaggaaaatatttttaaaataaaaattattgatattgtttGTACAATGTATacgtgaaattattataagcagtgaattatatttcaatgtgGAATACAATTGATAACTGAAAAGTTTCTtcaagtaaaataattctctcggGGCGTAACAAATATTGAgatctttttatacattaagaTGACGATATTATCACTGCACTActcgtgcatttttatcgaTGCTTACAAAGTTTAATTACTAATCTGTCCTCGCGTACAGCCAGCGTAGATATAGAGGACAAACTTAAATTAGCATGCATACGAAGGCTTTGACATCGAAGTACAGTAGAATTAATATTCACAGCAAGGGTAGTGAAATCCGAATCAGGGTGCAATCACGGCGACTGAATAACAGGGGGTGCGGAGATATAGTGTTAATTATGTGCCAAATAAATTAGCAACTTGTTGATTGTCATTAATACTCGATAAAGCTGATCAAACATCCAATAGCCCTTGCGAAACGATCGGATACTTATAAGCCCTAATAATAACACATTTTACGCGGCTCGTTCTCGTAGATCACATGTagatttaatgcaaatatccCTAATTGACATTGTACATTGTGAATGCGAATCACCCTTTAATGTAACGAATGTGTGTAAACATGCGTCATCGTTGCATTAATATGATTCAAAATACATGAAGTTCAAATTGTTgctatagaaaatttaaaaaaattttttaaattgtcaataAATGAGATACGGTCGTATTAagggaaaaaataattgtgttaatgttaaaattttaacattaaattttaacgttaaaattttaagtatgatatttttatgaaacgaagaaattttcttggttacaacatatttcttttctacgCTCAATTTCTCTCTACGCTCCTTGTAAttctatgcaaataaaattacaattttgaacactgtaaattttatatcaaattaagaCAGCGTATagtactatatttatatagttgcAAAAATATCCTGCTACATaactatataatgtaattgctGTCGGAGTtaaaaatagacaaaaaaagtacaaaataataatttaatagcatatcattttttaattacttaaattagttaagttatttttttttttgtcccaCTTATAGCTTTTTTGTATGAAAGTACGCGTTGTATTCTATGTctcgtttatattattttgcgaaatattttatgaggcaatttatgcgaaaaaaaattgtaagatatattatactctttaacaatgcattataattaattattaagaaatatgctGAAATAATGCCAAAATTATAATGCGCTTGATATTAAATGTAGAACACTTTCCTAGTCACGAACGTTTTATTAATACGCAATCAATTAACTATAACGAACAgataaaggaaatttttatcttgataatacaagaaagaaagaaaaatctttattaataaaatatattaaacaaaacgtacatatagtttatttatacatgttcaacattttaaataacagataatatcattaatgcatattttacatgtatcaacatatttttatctgatatacatacatgtgtgcattttaatttaaatatttttttctgctgaattatattttcggcTAAACTATACTTTTTCAATACTTAATATCGTCGAATGAacgaatgtataattaatgatgtTTCTCACCTCATAAACGTCAATATATccctattatatattcttttgtgtttttcattattatatttttgtacattcaGCCTCGTCGTCGgcttatattatatctcgTTTATAAAACTCCGGCGTATTGTTGCACTATCCTGCTCCACTCCTTCGGGAAGGATCGCTGAATGTGAGAAAGGACCTTCTTGATCTGACGTGTCTCCTCCGGGCTGCATTGCGGGCAGGAGCCTCTCAAAACCAGCGGCACTAAACCTGGATAAAATAACGACATACAAATCTCCGACAGAATTTTCAAGTCGGTTTTACGTAgtatttaagtttatatacGCGTGAATAATTCCTCTCTCCGAAattcgtataatattattctgcaataatattacaatattcgtatactaatattatcgcaagatatacataatatttaattaacgttttaaatttccgtgagtgtacatatatatatatatatatatataattttcggaATGCCCGATGCTAATTTTGATCTTCTATGAGATAAACCTGTGcggataacaaataaaaatgaggaagagaggaaaatgcaaaatttgcctttttaaagaagatgtacataaatatacttaaCATGTATTACATAAATAGCATATTGTGGGAGAGACAAAtatgttcaatatttaatatctttaataaagtatttatgcACTGGTgtaatttccaaattttcaGATTCTGAGTTTAGATTCTATTTCTATAGACATGCGAAAGTGTTCAACCCCTATGTTTACTCTGCGACAATGGAAACGCGACAATTAGCGCGACGTACTTGTTCACGTATCTCTCGCGTATCTCTCACTGGAAATTGGACTCACCAAAATTATACCAAATACAAACTCCTTGCTtgcaattatttcgatataataagCACTTCACTTGAATTtggaaatatcgaaaaatatcttctcatctctgattaatttttttttcttaataagaaGTTTATTATAGAGTTGATCTTTTTTCGCCGAGAGTTTATTGATGCCAATCAAAGAGGATtagaatcttattttttaagtctTATTTGGGATAATCGCAGAATATGAACTTTCCgtgaaaagtttaatttgcTCGAAGAGGAGGGATGGGGAGCGTACTTTTCAAGCGTCGTCCGACCGGGTCGCATGGCGCTTCTCCCAGGGCGCACTTCAGCTGTCTGGTCAAGTAACGCTTGTCGCTCAATGCTATGTTTAATTGTTCATCAGAAACCCGCGATCTGCCGGTTTGCTGTCCCTCGCTGTTGTCCGATTCGGCCGCCATCGTCGCGGCGAGCAGAGCGCAGGCGAGAATAAGAAACTGCAACATAAttgcatgtattatatatacagatggCTCATAATTGTTGCATCAATTATTACTAAACGTATTGTGATATCGCGTAATTAAACGAACAGTATTAGCGCAATTCCGAAATTATTGACTCTCCGTTATTCCGTTGTGTTTTGTAAATAGCGGATACTTTCTCTGTAGATTttgcacgaaaaaaaaacgggAGACCGGAACTTTTTCTTCCGCGAGTTTCCGcactaaatttattaactctGCCGCGCGACATTGCGACACATATCCATCCCTCCGACAGCGCTTAATGCGATTATACCATCTGCAAGTATTATGGTAAATGGGTTCCGGAGTAGACGAGACAGAGAAACGGGGATAGACATTTCGCATGAGGCGAAATTAGCTGCACGGCCGTCCGACAATAAGGGCGGAAGCACGTCTGTCATGCGGTAACGAAAGCGGATAAGGAAGGGCTAGCCTGCAGGCGAGGCAGGCGGAGCACGCCAAAGCTAACATAGCTAAACAAGCAGCACAACCACCGCGTCGTGCCGCTGCTATACGACGACGGTATGCGAGTAGCTCCAATCTCTGTTTGCTCGCCTcatctctcttcctccccGCGGCGTTTCACCACGAGCGTGCGACGCGTCTCGTTACGCTGCATCGCGCATCATCGTCGGATTTTAACTAAGGGGGTCGCCTTTAAATTATGTACCtcgtctctcctttttttttttcataaccatTCTACTACGGAAAGTGAATTTTCTTCTCATGTGCTCTCGACTTCCTTCCACCGCGACACGTCCTACTTCATTAAGCGAATATCTTACGCTTTAAAGAATCAGTGTAAGTACGCTAgcgaatattgtattaattttatacttatttctttattattacgcGAATTGAATTACACTTTCCGCGGAGCaaggaatatttaattattcaataaattcaattcttaagcatacaaaaatatcgccaattaaaacaaattaaatactttagataaattgtttatagaaaagtatttttttttttttactaaatgtGAAGTCTCAATACTGAAATGGATATTGGAtaccatttattaaattttcaaaacatcAAACATGTACTATATGATATGGACATATGAAAAAGTGATATATCCTATTTTGAACAACGTATGTTTGTTCGAAAGTGCCAACATACTACTGCTCGATGATAGTTTCGCCGCTGGTGACAGTTTTTATGCCTCGTACACACATgcatatacacgtatatatatatacatactcaCACTGGATGTAGGTCAATTGACTCTTTGAATTTGCGccaatcaaaaaaaatattgtgtgaaTGTTTTGtatacgtgtgtatatatatgcatatatatatatatatatgtgtgtgtgtgtgtgtgtgtgtgtgtgtgtgtgttcgtCACGTTGCTTTATGGACATTAATCAAACGAGTTTATGAAGACGTGTTGATTGTCCGATGCGATAGCTTCGACATGGAGACGACATTTCCACAGATTATTACGAACTCGTGTAATATACCTGAGTTCGTAGCCAATCGAATTCCTTCGCGCGCTGTTTATTGGATTCCTTTGACATCCTTTGTGCCAACGTATTCGCCCTGATTGTGGTCCTCGTTCCTCTTTTG harbors:
- the LOC126858545 gene encoding ejaculatory bulb-specific protein 3-like, which produces MAPAIKFLILACALLAATMAAESDNSEGQQTGRSRVSDEQLNIALSDKRYLTRQLKCALGEAPCDPVGRRLKSLVPLVLRGSCPQCSPEETRQIKKVLSHIQRSFPKEWSRIVQQYAGVL